Proteins from one Arthrobacter sp. Soc17.1.1.1 genomic window:
- a CDS encoding ABC transporter substrate-binding protein, producing MISALALSGCSAGGDSTEAGAEAAPCEASEGPVTLNFTTWVPGMDKVVELWNAENPDIQVQVQTGPNGNSGTYQNFFNQIQAGNAPDLGQIEYDALPNLRVQDGLENIAACEGVADAQDQFVDWTWGQVTFGEEGSVYAVPQDSGPMAMYYRADLFEAAGIEVPTTWEEYAAAAEQIKAQGSYITNFPKQDVNWFAGMVWQNGGQWFANDGENWDVNLTSPESEEVATYWQDLLSKDLVSTLPSFSDEWNASFNEGQQWTWVSAVWGATTLSDGAPDTAGKWAVAPMPQWEDGGEAAGNWGGSSTAVLKGSDHPAEAAKFALWLNTDPEALALANELGGIYPAAKSATDLEAFAGGVDYYGGQKIYEVFADASSNVDPNFTWGPTMTQTYTDVSDGFGAAIGGSGTLMDALETGQQKTIDSLKSQSIPVAE from the coding sequence ATGATCTCTGCGCTGGCTCTCTCCGGCTGTTCAGCCGGCGGAGACAGCACGGAGGCCGGGGCCGAAGCGGCCCCCTGCGAGGCCTCCGAGGGCCCCGTCACCCTGAACTTCACCACCTGGGTCCCCGGCATGGACAAGGTCGTCGAGCTGTGGAACGCCGAGAACCCCGACATCCAGGTCCAGGTGCAGACCGGGCCCAACGGCAACTCCGGCACCTACCAGAACTTCTTCAACCAGATCCAGGCGGGCAACGCACCCGACCTCGGCCAGATCGAGTACGACGCCCTGCCGAACTTACGCGTGCAGGACGGCCTCGAGAACATCGCCGCCTGCGAGGGTGTCGCCGACGCGCAGGACCAGTTCGTGGACTGGACCTGGGGCCAGGTGACCTTCGGCGAGGAGGGCTCCGTCTACGCCGTCCCGCAGGACAGCGGACCCATGGCCATGTACTACCGGGCCGATCTCTTCGAGGCGGCCGGCATCGAGGTCCCCACGACGTGGGAGGAATACGCCGCGGCGGCCGAGCAGATCAAGGCCCAGGGCTCCTACATCACCAACTTCCCGAAGCAGGACGTCAACTGGTTCGCCGGCATGGTGTGGCAGAACGGCGGCCAGTGGTTCGCGAACGACGGCGAGAACTGGGACGTCAACCTGACGAGCCCGGAGTCCGAGGAGGTCGCCACTTACTGGCAGGACCTCCTGTCCAAGGATCTCGTCTCCACCCTGCCGTCCTTCTCCGACGAGTGGAACGCATCCTTCAACGAGGGCCAGCAGTGGACCTGGGTCTCCGCCGTGTGGGGCGCCACCACCCTCTCGGACGGGGCTCCCGACACCGCCGGCAAGTGGGCCGTCGCCCCCATGCCGCAGTGGGAGGACGGCGGGGAAGCCGCCGGCAACTGGGGCGGTTCGTCCACCGCCGTACTGAAGGGCTCCGACCACCCGGCCGAGGCCGCGAAGTTCGCGCTCTGGCTCAACACCGACCCCGAAGCACTCGCGCTCGCCAATGAGCTCGGTGGCATCTACCCGGCCGCGAAGTCCGCGACCGATCTCGAGGCCTTCGCCGGCGGCGTCGACTACTACGGCGGCCAGAAGATCTACGAGGTCTTCGCCGACGCGTCCTCGAACGTGGACCCGAACTTCACCTGGGGCCCCACGATGACGCAGACCTACACGGACGTCTCGGATGGATTCGGTGCTGCCATCGGCGGCTCCGGCACCCTCATGGACGCCCTGGAGACCGGGCAGCAGAAGACGATCGACTCCCTGAAGTCGCAGTCGATCCCGGTCGCCGAGTAA